From the genome of bacterium:
CTTTATTTCAACCTTGCGCTCCGCCGCTTCGAATCCGGGGGTGCGCCACTCGCCGTTTGTTTTTTCCAGGCCGGCTCGCGAGAGCTGCGCCGAGCCGAGGTTGGATTCTCCCGCGGCGCGGATGCCAGTGTCGGACGGTACAAGGACGGTGAGCTTGCCCGCATTCACTTCCACGTTCACCGTGGATTGCTGCTGAAGCCTGCCGATTTTCACGGTCACCTTGCCCGCGTTGCCTTCCAAATCCACACGCTCCACTCGGTAGGCGGAGAGGTCCAGGTCGGCAAGGCCCGCGTTCGCTTCCACCATGAATTCAAGCGGCACGGCATCAGTGAAACGCAGGTTCCAGGTGTTGTCTCCGCCCCCTAACAGGTTTACTCCGCGCTGGCCGACACGCAACGAAGTGACTATCCCGGGATTCCACGTTATTTCCGGCTCCATTATGGACGAATTCACATCCGCTTCGAAAAATCCCGCAGTGCGGCCGCCGATCTTCAGCACGCCCGCGTTGAATTCGATATCCACCTTGCCGCGCTGCACGCCGTCCGGCATTTCGCGGATTAAATGGTATGCGGAAATCTCGCCGGCGGCGGCGCCGCCGGACTCCGAATTCACCACGACCCGGCATCCGCGCCAGCCGTTGCGCTCGCGCCGCAAAATCATATCGAGGCCGATTACGATCAAAAGCACCGGCCACCACCTGTAGATGTCGCCCGAAAAATCCACAGGGACGAAGTTGTCATACACGAGAAAGCCGCCCAGCGCGATTTGCGCGACTTGGAACGATTTCGACTGGTCGTCGCGCTCCCAGTTGTTAATCCCGCGTATGACGAAAATTAACGGCCAGCAGCGCATAAGAATGTCGAACCACTCGCCCCCCCAGTGTATGGCAAGGATGATTGCGAGTCCGGCGATTACAAGAAGCGCTCCGAAGAAGTTCACTTTCAACCTTTTATTCCTCCTCCACCGTGATGTTGCCGGTGCCCGCGGTCAGCTTTGCGGTCACTTCCCCGTCCCCCCAGGATAGGCTCGCCCCAATACCTTTGCTGACTGGATGTGCGTTTGCGGCGTCAAGCGATATTTTTCCCGCGTTCGTCTCGGCGGTAATGGATAGCTTGTCCAGACGCGAGGCGCCGAGCGCGAGATTTCCGGTTGTCACCTTTGCGGTGAGCGATTCAAGGTCGCCCGCGTCGGTGCCGCGCACTGTTAAATTCCCGACGCCGCATGCCAGCTCGACTTCTCCCTTCACGCGCTTAAGCGTTGCGTTTCCGTTGGCAACTCTCGCCGTTACTCCGGCTTCGATACCGTCTGCGATCAGCTCGCCGGTGCCAAGCCTGATTGTTGCCGCGCCGTCAATGCGTGAAATCGTCACGTTCCCTGCGGCGACGCTGCAAGTAAAATCTCCCGTAACTCCGGTGCAATCAAGGTTGCCTGCTCCGATTGACACTTCGGCGTCGCCGTCTATTTCATCCAGTATAACGTTTCCTGTCGCGGCGATTTTGATGTCGCCCTCGAAGCCGTAAACCGATGTGTCACCCGCGGTGATTGTTACTTCGGCATCGCCGTCGATGTTTTCGAGTTCAATACGGCCGACAAAAACGGTTGCAGTCAAAGGCCCGTTCAAATTGGACGCGAACATCGCGCCCCGAGGTAGCTCAAAATCAAAGTCGCCGTCGAGGTCTGAAGCAGAAATATCGTTGTAGCTGCCCCGCAGAACGACCGCGACGCCTTTGGGAACCGTTATCCTGCCTCGCGCACCGGCGTATGCGGAAATGTCTCTGTTTTCAAGATCGCGATCGCCTATTTTCAGAACAAGCGTCGAATCCGTGATTTTTTTACTTATTTTGAAGTTTGCCGCAAATTCCTCGAATTCCCCGTCGCTTCCCTGCTCTGCGAACAGCTCGACATCCGCCGACAGCTCCCCGCCCGAAACGAACTCGAACGTGCCCGGCCAAAGCCGGAATTCGACCGTTGTGGCCCCTTCCAAATCGAACGTTTCAATACCTAGTTTCTTCGAATGCATGGGAAACTCCGGGCTCAAGTTTTTCAGCTTGGAGCTTCCCGCGATGTCCGAAAGCTCCGTATCGCGCGTCGCCCCGAGCTTAGCGATGTCAACGCCGGAGGACGAAATCGAGTCCGCCATCTCTTCGCCAAGACCGTGCATTTGGCGGGCCAGCTCTTCCATGGCGCGCGAGAATTCCGATGCCCCTTCTGCGATTCCCTTGCCGCTTTGCGCGAACTCTCTTCCGATTTCTCGGCCGGCCTCGCCCAGCCTTCGGCCGGTTTCGCCAATCTGGTGGCCGATGTCCGGATTCCTCCTCTTGAAGAAGAAATCAGGATGATTGTCGAAAACGGTACGGTTGATGAAAAGCCCCAAAAAGAGCCAGATCAACAGAAATAATATTTCGCGCATCTTCATTTGCCTTTTTCTCCGTCAGCCGGATTTCCGCCGGGAGCCGCGGCCTTGCGCCCGCCGTTGTCCGACGAAACAAGAATCACTCCAAAGATCACCAGGATCGCGGGGACGATCCATTCAAGCCTCAGCACTCCCTTGAGCGGACCGGGCAGAAGCCCCACGCCGAAAAGGATCAGCAGCAAACCGGCATAAAGCCTTCCCGAAGAGTACGAAAGCCCAAGGTCATCCTCGGTCAAGAGCCGCTTGAATCCATCCCATGCTCCGAACGCATAAACAACCAAGCCGACGGCGAACAATTCCTGGCTCATCGCGTAAACGAACAAAATGAATATCGCCGCCGCCTTGAGAAACTCACCGCGAACAAGCTGGCCGAATCCTGGAATGATCAGTGAAAGGATTCCCGAAGCAGGGCTTATCTCTTTCGAGCGCGATTCCCGCTCAGCCTTGCACCTGCGGCAGATGCCTCCCGTTCCCGCTTCGGCGATGCATGTCACACAAAGCGGTTTGCCGCAAACGGAGCATTCGCCCGCGGCCTCAGTTTCAAGATGGTAAAAGCACTTCACGCAAGCCCCTCCGTCGCCGGAACCAGAGAAGTTTCGGCCTGGCTGGATTCGTCTGAACTTTCTTCGTTATTCCGTGGCTCGCCCAGCAGCGCACGCGACAGCCCCGAGATCGCTTCCTTGCCTTTCGCAATCGCGTTCGAGAAAAAGTCGGCGGAATCGCGGTACTCGTTCCCTATGTATTTCGCACTTGCGCCTGCATAGTCCCTCAAAACGTTGCCTGCGGGAGTGGCCGAAATCAAGCCGAACGAAACCGCAAGCAGAAAAATGCTGCCCGCCGCCGCATAGCGCCAGTCGGGAATGAACCGCTCGGCGAGCCGTTCGAACATGGTCTTTTTTCTGGCCTGCTCGACGATAACGGCGAAAATCCTGTTTTCGAGAGCGATGTCGCGGTCGGAAGTCTCGGATTTAGACGCTATCGCGCCGATGGCCCGGACTTCTTCAAAGTAGCGCGTGCAGTCCGCGCACCTTTTGAGGTGCATGCTGACCATACGCATCCCGTCAATTTCCAGAGCGTCGTCGGAATACGCACTCACAAGCCTTCTGATTTCGGAGCATTTCATATCGTTTCACCTTCGCGGCTAATCGGATGCAAGACTCAACAAGTCGCCGCCGGGCACCAGCCCCTTGACGATTTCAATCCACTTCTCCCTGGCGCGGGCCAGACGGCTTCGGACGGTCCCGACCGGGATTCCCGCGGCGCGGGCGATCTCGTCATATTCCATGTCTTGGAACTCGCGGAGGATGAGGATTTCACGCAGCTTCGGCGGAAGCTTTTTCAGCGCGGCCTGGACTATTTCGGAGCGTTCCCGCCCCTTCATTTCGGCCTCGTGTTCGCCCGCTTCCCCGAGCGAATATTCCACGTCCTCGAGGTCGGTTCCGATGTGCTTCTTGTTCCTGTTCCAGGATTGGCGGCATTCGTTCACGACGATCGATGCCATCCACGAGTAGGCCTTCGAAGCGTCTCGGAGGGAGCCGATGTTGCGCCAGACTTTGATATACGCTTCCTGAAGCGCATCTTCCGCCAGCGTTTCGCTCGACAAATAACGCCGGGCGAGACCCATTAGCGGCGTCGTGGTGAGCTTGATAAGCTCGCGCCATGCCCGCTCGTCCCTGTCCGCACAGGCTAGAACCAGACTGGTTGGAATCTGAACCATCCGCCAAAAGGCCCATGCCCGGCGAGTCCGGGAGGAGCCCCCTTCAACTCTATCCCCAAAATCACCGGTGCGAAAGCCCTGGGGCGGCCTTGCACCTTTCAAGTTGCGCGGAGGACTTGCGCCTCCATGGTCTTTGATGGGGAGGGATGGGGCAAAAGTTCCATTTACGGCTGCCTTGCCAAAAAAGTCCGCCGTTTATTGTCGCGGCCTTATTCCGCGGCGGCGGCGGCTTCCTCCGCGCCGCCGTTCTTGCCGAGATATATCTCGACGATTACCTTGAGCACCGCAGTGATTGGGAGCGCCAGCAGCATCCCGACTATTCCGGCGACATGCGCGCCTATCATCATCGCGATTATCACGGTCAGCGGGTGCAGCTTCATCGAATGTCCCATAATCCTTGGAGCGATGAAGTAGTCATCGAG
Proteins encoded in this window:
- a CDS encoding DUF4097 family beta strand repeat protein — its product is MKMREILFLLIWLFLGLFINRTVFDNHPDFFFKRRNPDIGHQIGETGRRLGEAGREIGREFAQSGKGIAEGASEFSRAMEELARQMHGLGEEMADSISSSGVDIAKLGATRDTELSDIAGSSKLKNLSPEFPMHSKKLGIETFDLEGATTVEFRLWPGTFEFVSGGELSADVELFAEQGSDGEFEEFAANFKISKKITDSTLVLKIGDRDLENRDISAYAGARGRITVPKGVAVVLRGSYNDISASDLDGDFDFELPRGAMFASNLNGPLTATVFVGRIELENIDGDAEVTITAGDTSVYGFEGDIKIAATGNVILDEIDGDAEVSIGAGNLDCTGVTGDFTCSVAAGNVTISRIDGAATIRLGTGELIADGIEAGVTARVANGNATLKRVKGEVELACGVGNLTVRGTDAGDLESLTAKVTTGNLALGASRLDKLSITAETNAGKISLDAANAHPVSKGIGASLSWGDGEVTAKLTAGTGNITVEEE
- a CDS encoding zf-HC2 domain-containing protein yields the protein MKCSEIRRLVSAYSDDALEIDGMRMVSMHLKRCADCTRYFEEVRAIGAIASKSETSDRDIALENRIFAVIVEQARKKTMFERLAERFIPDWRYAAAGSIFLLAVSFGLISATPAGNVLRDYAGASAKYIGNEYRDSADFFSNAIAKGKEAISGLSRALLGEPRNNEESSDESSQAETSLVPATEGLA
- a CDS encoding RNA polymerase sigma factor — protein: MVQIPTSLVLACADRDERAWRELIKLTTTPLMGLARRYLSSETLAEDALQEAYIKVWRNIGSLRDASKAYSWMASIVVNECRQSWNRNKKHIGTDLEDVEYSLGEAGEHEAEMKGRERSEIVQAALKKLPPKLREILILREFQDMEYDEIARAAGIPVGTVRSRLARAREKWIEIVKGLVPGGDLLSLASD